The Lycium barbarum isolate Lr01 chromosome 10, ASM1917538v2, whole genome shotgun sequence genome includes a region encoding these proteins:
- the LOC132615863 gene encoding probable inactive purple acid phosphatase 16, giving the protein MMSPFHISTVFFLISLILQLILTVHSYNLPLEDTSTLHVKPGSSFKIAIFADLHFGEDTWTDWGPRQDVNSINVMSTVLDQEHPDFVVYLGDIVTANNIPIQNASLYWDQAISPTKNRGIPWASVFGNHDDMPFEWPMDWFSSTGIPPLHCPGNASCPGESEGGKSCSFKGTTRLELMMNELKMNNLSYSKSGPKDLWPSVSNYVLKLSSTNDPELVIAYMYFLDSGGGSYPEVISNAQAEWLNHTSQEINPTSRVPEIIFWHIPSQAYKTVAPRFYSHKHCIGSMFVEKVAAQEAEMGMMKLLEQRSSVKAVFVGHNHGLDWCCPYKNIWLCYARHSGYGGYGNWPRGARILEITQQPFSLKSWIRMEDGCVHSEVLLSSSARKE; this is encoded by the exons ATGATGTCTCCATTTCATATATCCACTGTCTTCTTCTTAATCTCTCTAATTCTCCAATTAATCCTGACCGTTCATTCATATAATTTACCATTGGAAGATACTAGTACTCTACACGTAAAGCCAGGTTCATCGTTCAAGATAGCTATTTTTGCAGACTTGCATTTCGGAGAAGACACGTGGACTGATTGGGGGCCACGTCAAGATGTGAACTCCATTAATGTTATGTCTACTGTACTCGACCAAGAACATCCTG ACTTTGTAGTTTATCTAGGCGATATCGTTACAGCCAACAACATACCAATACAAAATGCAAGTTTATATTGGGATCAAGCAATCTCTCCGACCAAAAACAGGGGAATTCCATGGGCTAGCGTGTTTGGAAACCACGACGATATGCCATTTGAGTGGCCAATGGATTGGTTTTCATCGACCGGAATTCCTCCACTTCATTGTCCGGGAAATGCTTCCTGCCCCGGTGAATCTGAAG GGGGCAAAAGTTGCAGCTTCAAGGGCACAACGCGTTTGGAGCTGATGATGAATGAACTAAAGATGAATAATTTATCTTACTCGAAATCCGGTCCTAAAGATCTATGGCCAAGTGTTTCGAACTATGTCCTTAAACTTTCATCTACGAATGACCCTGAATTAGTCATAGCATATATGTATTTCTTAGATTCTGGTGGTGGTTCATATCCTGAGGTCATATCAAATGCCCAAGCGGAATGGTTAAACCACACATCTCAAGAGATCAATCCTACCTCAAG GGTGCCTGAGATAATATTTTGGCATATACCAAGCCAAGCTTATAAGACGGTTGCTCCAAGATTTTATTCACATAAGCACTGTATTGGCTCAATGTTCGTGGAGAAAGTCGCTGCTCAAGAAGCTGAAATGGGGATGATGAAGCTTCTTGAACAAAGGTCTTCTGTGAAG GCTGTGTTTGTAGGTCATAACCATGGATTGGACTGGTGTTGCCCATACAAGAATATATGGTTATGTTATGCTCGCCACTCAGGCTATGGAGGTTATGGAAACTGGCCGAGGGGAGCTAGGATTCTGGAGATA